From the Cervus elaphus chromosome 20, mCerEla1.1, whole genome shotgun sequence genome, one window contains:
- the DUSP12 gene encoding dual specificity protein phosphatase 12 produces the protein MVGPAAARPPGAAMLEAQDGSHDCEHQIRSQSRARSARHMLEVRPGLFLGGAAAVAEPDHLREAGVTAVLTVDSEEPDFQTGAGVEGLRSLFVRALDKPETDLLSHLDRCVAFIVQARAEGRAVLVHCHAGVSRSVTVITAFMMKTDQLTFEKAYENLKTVKPEAKMNEGFEWQLKLYQAMGCEVDTSSAVYKQYRLQKVTEKYPELQNLPQELFAVDPSAISQGLKDGGLYKCRKCRRSLFRSSSILDHNEGSGPIAFAHKRMTPSPMLSTGNQAQCTSYFIEPVQWMESTLLGVMDGQLLCPKCNAKLGSFNWYGEQCSCGRWITPAFQIHKNRVDEMKMLPVLGSQTRKI, from the exons ATGGTAGGGCCCGCCGCAGCCCGGCCTCCGGGCGCCGCCATGTTGGAGGCGCAGGATGGTAGCCATGACTGCGAGCACCAGATCCGCAGCCAGAGCCGAGCCCGCTCTGCCAGGCATATGCTGGAGGTGCGTCCGGGGCTGTTCTTGGGTGGAGCCGCGGCCGTCGCGGAGCCAGACCACCTGAGGGAGGCGGGCGTCACGGCAGTGCTGACCGTGGACTCGGAGGAGCCTGACTTCCAAACGGGGGCTGGGGTCGAGGGTCTACGGAGTCTCTTCGTGCGAGCGTTGGACAAACCCGAGACCGACCTGCTCAGTCATCTGGACCGCTGTGTGGCCTTCATTGTCCAGGCTCGCGCCGAGGGCCGCGCGGTGCTGGTGCACTG tcatgcaGGGGTCAGTCGAAGTGTGACTGTAATAACCGCTTTTATGATGAAGACTGACCAGCTTACCTTTGAAAAAGCCTATGAAAACCTTAAGACTGTGAAGCCAGAGGCCAA GATGAATGAGGGGTTTGAGTGGCAACTGAAATTATACCAGGCAATGGGCTGTGAAGTAGATACCTCCAGTGCAGTTTATAAACAATATCGTTTACAAAAGGTTACAGAGAAGTATCCAG AATTGCAGAACTTACCTCAAGAACTCTTTGCTGTTGACCCATCTGCCATTTCACAAGGATTGAAAGATGGAGGTCTCTACAAATGTAGAAAGTGCAG GCGATCTTTATTTAGAAGTTCTAGCATTTTGGATCATAATGAAGGAAGTGGTCCTATAGCCTTTGCCCACAAGAGGATGACACCATCCCccatgctttccacagggaatcaGGCTCAATGTACATCTTATTTCATTGAACCTGTACAGTGGATGGAATCCACTTTGTTGGGAGTGATGGATGGACAG CTTCTCTGCCCCAAATGCAATGCCAAGTTGGGTTCTTTCAACTGGTATGGTGAACAGTGCTCATGTGGTAGATGGATAACACCTGCTTTTCAAATACATAAGAACAGAGTGGATGAAATGAAAATGCTGCCGGTTTTGGGAtcacaaacaagaaaaatatga